The following nucleotide sequence is from Eschrichtius robustus isolate mEscRob2 chromosome 10, mEscRob2.pri, whole genome shotgun sequence.
ACCAGGAagagttctctttttttctctttaaagtagATAGGATCATCTCAGCCAAGCTGAGTTAGTGCTGGGTTGCAGTTTTGATAAGATTTATTTTACCTCTTGGTTGCTTCTTTTCCTAGGATGTGGCCCTCCTGGGCACTCAATTGAAAATGTGGTGGCAGCTCTTTGTCTCCTCAGTCCTGAAAAATTGTGGGAGATTTACTTCTGACATTCAGAGGTTTTCAGCCTAGCTCTCCAGAGCCCCACCCCATACAgcttaaaaattcagattctttGGGAAGAATCTGGtcatgtcgggacttccctggcggtccagtagttaagactctgtgcttccactgaagggggcgtgggtttgatccctggtcggggaattaagatctcgcatgccatatgccgtggcaaaaaaaaaaaaaagaagaagaagaagaatttcGTCATGTGTTTGAGGCCCCTTCCATCCCTAACGTTACTTTAGCCAGTTGTAAATACCAAAATCTATACTGGTTCCTTTGCCCTTCATGAGTGGCCTTCTGTGAGGCATCAATCTTGGATTCTCAGCCGGAATTGGTAAGAATTTAGGTCCTCTAGGTGAGAAGTGGCTGTATATCCTCAGCGTCAGTTTATTACTCCTCTAGAGCtttcttttgcctgttttgttttcAACCTCCTCCCAAGTCTCcattaaacttttctttccaaataGAGAACATATCTTTTAATATCAAATCTTGTATCTGTTTTATCTGTCCTATTACCTAAAGAGGGTAGCACAAGGGAAGTTATATTGCAGTGTGAAATATGACAGACAGTGATATCAGCGTTTTCTGGGTAAGTTGATTAGCTGTTTGACATCTGAGGTATCTCACTGTGGCACTTATCTTGGTGAATTCCTTATCATCTATGGTCTGATCCTCATATTTGCAGTTTCAGAAACTTGAAGTTAGTGTAGAGATAGATTTAACCATGTAAGTTTACAAGTGACTGATGAGTTAAATGGAAAGTGGATTTATATTACATTGAGATCCAGAACTACCAAggaattcatatttttatgttgtctggcaagaaagaaaaaaaaaggaaacaaaattctaATCCTAATTTTGCTTGGCAAGTGTGCAGTTATACCAAAGGGAGTTAATGGTGTGATGCAAATATGTAAAGCTCTTAGATAAAGTTATCATATTAGTTCTAGCCCCACAATAAACTCTACCTACTTACTGAGATAAACAGATCTAGCTAGTATTTGGTGCTAGTctcttttcttccaggttttgtGTGAATAGGAGGAGCCTACCGTTTTTTGTATCTCTAACACCTCTTTTTTCTATGTTCTGTTACCATCACTTTACTTTTGATTGATCTTTTATAgttgattgatagatagatagatagataatttcttattttcagtgtttttttaggGTAACTTCAGAATTGCTTCTGTATACTCTCAACAGATACATAGTAGGCACCAAATAAGTACTTTTGGCCACTCTTGAATTTAGAACTTTAGAACCCTGAACTCTATTTGAACAACTTCCTAGCCCTCTACTTTGTCATTTTGAGTTGTTAGCTTTACTCTTTCTTTCATAAGTAGTTGCACGAATGATCCCTTAGAAGGTATTTGTTTGCTGTTCTGGGAACCAGTGGCATTGAAGGGTGTGCCAGTGGACTTTACCTTGTGGTAATGAAAAGAATCAAACCATTGTCAGATACTATAAGTGATAACAACTGCAGGAGCCTTGTCCCATGGGTTAAGTAGAGCTTTGTAATTACTAGAGACTGCCATGACTTTTTCCTCAAACGTCAAAATGTGTGGGATTATGGGATTTACAAGTGTTTATCTGAGCTGGGCTTTGAGTTTAGGGACCAgagatcttaaaattttatttgtgcaTGAGACAagatatttcttttattattaaacaGGTGattgctcttttcttcaaaacactGTACGTAGATAACTTTATTATGTTGCCTTAGCAGCATCAACATTCCTATATTTCATAGTTCCTGAAGATAACTTAGGACACAATTTTGAGATCCATCATAAACACCCAAGCCCATATCCTTCACCAAGATTCTGAGCATCAGCTTTTCAAATCAGGTATTATCTTCTAAGTAGGAAGAACCATATTAATAGATAacagaggaaaaaacagagaaatgtcACAAGATACTTAGCCAAGAAAGAATCAGATAACTACCGTGCAAGTTGCGAGAAATCCTTGTAAATAATAGTTCATCTGTCCATTGTGGTGGTGGTACCAACGATATTGGTACTAGGTGGTAGATTTGGAAATGCTCGTTAGTGTCCACTGTGCAGAGCCCCCTCTTATCTGTGTATAAAACAGAGTTCACCTAGTGGGAGCAGCATTCAACTTCATTTCTACATATCTTTATCCATCTTCTCACATATCTTTGTGATCTCAGCAGAAGGGATGACcctctttcatttattaatgAATCTCTCTATTTGTACCCCAGACTCCATTATTTTCTACTTGTTTTAGGACCTTGATTTAATGATTATTTCATAATTCAGTGTCTCCCTCTTCGAATTTTAGACATCAAAAgtttttctgggcttccctgctggcgcagtggttgagaatccgcttgccaatgcaggggacacgggttcgatccctggtccaggaagatcccacatgccacggagcaactaagcccacgtgccgcaactactgagcctgtgctctagagcccatgagccacaacttctgagcccgtgtgccacaactactgaagcccacacacctagagcccgtgcttcacagcaagagaagccaccgcaacgagtagcccgcgcaccacaacgaagagtagcccccgctcaccgcaactagagaaagcccgcacgcagcaacaaagacccaacgcggccaaaaataaataaataaaataaataaatctattaaaaaaaatgttgttctTACTTTTGCAAGAACATCTTCTGTAACGATGctcttttatttaccttttaattttattcaccttttaattttattctctgCTTTCATTATCAAACTTTTCATACTCGTACCTAACAGCCTCAATTCTATTCAACTTTAATCTTTGAAGTTAGACTCTTATCATCTATTTTTctactaaaattattttgaagagaCCCCTGAATCCTGAATTCTTTCTTGGCAGAAATCTGTTCTTAGTCCTTTCCATATTCAAACTTTTCAGCTGCATTTGATATTTTGTCTTTGCTTGTGTGACAACGCtagattattttctgttttaatctCTTTCCAAGTGCTTTTTCATTAGTTTCACTTCCTCCCTAACACAAATGCATGTCTTTTAAGGtttatatttacttgtttattttttatcccaaagAATCATGCATTCTGATATCCTCAAAAATAGTCCTTCCATGTCATTAATTCCCTGATATATTTTTTCAGCTCACATATCTCATTTGAATTCCCCATAGTTTCCCTGCTTAGAGTATATTGCTACTTGAATGTGCCACTTCACTTTAAATCACTTTAAACTCAATATGGTAAAAAGTGAAATCACCAAATTTCTCTAAGTagcctctttttccttcttcagtaTTTCTATAATTTGTACCACTATTATTGCTACTATTAGTTCCTCTATTAGTACCACTATTACTTCCAGCTTTCTTGGCTAGAAACCAAGTATCTTTATGAATCTCATTTTGTAAAAATTCCTCATAATCAATGTtagtatatttttgtttcttcctttttatgtttTAGATTTACTCCTATAGTAAATTCTTTTGTATTATCCTAATCCAGGCCCATGTCATTTATATTATACTTTCTTGCTGAATTTGATAGCCTTATtctattatccattttatttatttatttgttttttaatttatttatttatttttgaccacgttgggtcttcattgttgtgtgtggtctttctctagttgcggtgagcgggggctactctttgtagtggtgcatgggcttctcattgcagtggcttctcttgttgcagagcacgggctttagatgcatggacttcagtagttgtggcacacaggctcagaagttgtgacacacaggcttagttgttctgcggcacgtgggatcttcccggaccagagattgaacccatgtcccctgcataagcaggtggattcttaaccactgcgccaccagggaagacccctatTACCCATTTGAGATGAAATTAACAAGCACTTCATCTAAAACATCACACATTTATCGTGTTGCTACTATGACAGAAAACTTCAATTTTTCTCTCTCGTACTACATAACATTTCTCTGTTTGTCAGAATTTGTTATTATATGATcccatttcatttttcctttcttattttttcctctgctttccaAAGACATATATTTGAACTAGTATCATTGACTCTTTGTCATGTCATGtactttttatatctttatttttaattatactaTGAATTTTGTCTCAGTGCTATCATTTCTTTTACCACACTTATCTATATTAATCCTTTCCTTCTTTAAACTTCCATATTAATCAGAACTGATACTGTATAATTTTTTGCTTTATCAGCagtggtttatttttattatatatttttctgtaactGATGAGTGAGCTTTGTTTTCCCCTTTATATTCCAGAGGGAAGAAATATTGTCTTCAGCTTAATCCTGAATATTATATCCAAAGTCAGAGCATTAATTCCAAAGCAGAAAGCTTCTGAAAAACAAATAGTGTCATGGCATGATGTTAGAACATTTTTCAAATGATGGTTCTACACATTAGAAGAATTGGAATTCAATAACCAATTtgagaaacacaaataaaattaaattataaggaaaaataaCTCAAGAGGAAGATCATGAATATAACAGTTTGAGGGAAATATTAAATCTCAGCTCAAATCTTTTAAACAACTGAGAGTTTCTAGAAGATAAAGACCTCATAATTATGACACAAATGGAGCTTAAAACATAATTCTGcttcaatagattttttttaaaggcaacttataaatgagaaataattttaaatataagaaaggaTGCATTTGTACCTCCAACCTTACTTATtctggaaacaatttaaatgtaaacCCATAATTCAGTACTAATGGAATCTGAGAAAATTTGTATGAGAGAGAAACGTAAATGTAAACTATGTGGTAAATCCTTCAGCCGAAACACTAGTCTTATTCAACATCAAAGAatacatactggagagaaaccttatgaatgtaatgaatgtggaaaagcttttagtcAGAGCACTAACCTTATTCAACATCAAAGAGTCCATACTGGGGAGAAACCTTATAAGTGTAATGAATGTGAAAAAGCCTTTAGTCATAGGTCATCCCTTAGAAATCATGAGAGAATACATACTGGAGAAAAACCCAATCcttgtaatgaatgtggaaaagttttcagccatatttCAGCCCTTACTCAACATCACAGAATTCACACTGGAAAGAAACCATATGCATGTGTtgaatgtgggaaaaccttcaGCCGGAGCACACATCTTATAGAACATCAAGGCATTCATTCTGGGGAGAAATCCTACCAGTGTAAGGAATGTAAGAAAGTTTTTTGCCACAGCTCATCACTAATCCGACATCAGAGAACTCACACAGGAGAAAAACTGtacaaatgtaatgaatgtggaaaagccttcagCCATAACCCAGCCTTCAttcaacatcagagaattcatactggagagaaaccttatgaatgtaatgaatgtggaagAGCTTTTAGTCAGAGCACTAACCTTATTCAACATCAAAGAGTCCATACTGGGGAGAAACCTTATGAGTGTAACGAATGTGAAAAAGCCTTTAGTCACAGGTCATCCCTTAGAAATCATGAGAGAATACAtactggagaaaaaccctatccttgtaatgaatgtgggaaggctttcagccaTATTTCAGCCCTTATTCAGCATCACAGAATTCACACTGGAAAGAAACCATATGCATGTGTTGAATGTGGAAAAACCTTCAGCCGGAGCACACATCTTATAGAACATCAAGGCATTCATTCTGGGGAGAAATCCTACCAGTGTAAGGAATGTAAGAAAGTCTTTTGCCACAGCTCATCACTAATCCGACATCAGAGAACTCACACAGGAGAAAAACCCtacaaatgtaatgaatgtggaaaagccttcagCCATACCCCAGCCTTCAttcaacatcagagaattcatactggagagaaaccctatgagtgTAATGAATGTGGAAAGGCCTTTAATCGGAGTGCACATCTTACTGAACACCAGagaactcacactggagagaaaccttatgttTGTAAGGAATGTGGAAAAACTTTCAGCCGAAGTACACACCTTACTGAACATCTAAAAATACATTCTGGTGTGAAACCATATCAATGTAATGAATGTCAAAAACTGTTTTGCTATAGAACATCATTAATTCGACATCAGAGAACTCATACAGAAGCGAAATCCTACCagtgtaatgaatgtgggaaatccttcAGCTTAAGCTCAGCCCTTACTAAACATAAGCGAACACACACAGTGGAGAAACCTTATCAGAGTAATGAATGTGGGAGAGCCTGCAGCCATAGGTCATCCCTTACCCCTGAGCACTCACAGTAGTAAAAAACTCTTAAGATTGTTATGCAAGAAAAACTTGAGGTAAAATACTCATTTACTCAATATTATAGTGTTTGTACTGAGAAGAAACACTGTTCTTGTAATTCATCTGAAAAATGTGTTATCACTGATATAAAAACTTATAATGGAAACAGTCATCTCTAAAACTGAAGTTTGTCTTTTAAAGACATTTAGGAAATTAATTTTAGAGATAATTTATtaccaatatatatatttgcttataaTTAAAGCCTTTTCAGATACACAGAAGTTTTAGATGGATGATAAAAATTgtttatatataatctttttagtagttcttatcttatttttaaatgttaaagtaaCACCTTTATAGAgggtttgaattttaaattttgacaagTTTAATTAAGCCATAGACAAGAATGCTTTCCCCCACAGAGATAAGATGCATTATTTTCCAGTAttcatggaattaaaaaaaaatttttttttaatttatatttttggctgcgttgggtctttgttgctgcttgcaggctttctctagttgcggtgagcaggggctactcttcattgtggtgcatgggcttctcattgtggtggcttctcttgttgcggagcactggttgtaggcgcgcgggcttcagtagtgtggatgccagctcagtaattgtggctcgcgggcttagttgctccgcggcatgtgggatcttcccagaccagggctcgaacccgtgtcgcctgcattggcaggcagattcttaaccactgcaccaccaggaaagtcccagaatatttttttttaatggactatATATATGGCTACAAAGAAAATTTCAACAAATTCTCCCTGAGGGAAATATTCAAACCTTCcctgtttatttatatatttttaccacagtgagataaaagaaaagaacaactgAAAATAGCACCACAAaactatttagaaattaaaagtagTTTTCTAAGTAATTTTTGTGTTAAAGAATAAATCCAAACAGAAAAAATgcaattattagaaaataataaaactggaaCATAAATTAAgtattcaattttaaaagataggaaaccaaataataatataagcccaaagaaaaaaaaaggaatgcattaataaagataaaagaatacaTTAATAAACTAAGTACAAAAAGTACATTTGATAAGTCACTATATAAATTCTAGCAAGTAGgataatgggaaaaaaaggagaaaacactaTATCTAGGAGTAAGGAAAGGAATATAAATACAGATAAAAGGGAAGTTAAATTTTCTAATTCAATCATTAACAAGTCAAATCTAGCAGTTTAGTAAAATTAATACTGATATTTGTCATAGCACTTCCAGACTAGTTCAAAAGGAGAAATGTACATTAATAAAGAAAGACTGTCTTATACTAGATGCAGTAAAAGGATTTGGCAATATTCTACAGTCATTGGCATTGTTTTAAagttaggaatagaaggaaacttccttaaaTTGATAAGAGATGTTTACCAGAAACCTACCAAACACTGCATATAACTAGAATGTTCTTATCAGAAGCAGGAACGAGACAAGTGATGCTTAATGTCAGCACTCTTAGCAATGTTCTACAGGTCTCAGGTAAttcaataagagaaaaaattctGAGCCAGTAATAtttaaaaggaagaggaaaaatccTGACACCATGAGATGATATATTTGGTAGCTAGAAAATCCAGCCAGTAGGGCACATATATACTATCAACAATGCCCAAATAAAAAGCtttcttaaataaaagaaataaaaaatgtaatggaAAAAAGTGACAGTCACAGTATTgaccaaaaaaatctaaaaatgccaggaataaaaaaaaattccaagagaTTATAGGATAAATTTGTTTCTAAAGAACATAGAATAGTATAATAAATGAAGAGGCACGATTAGAAAAATTGTATAAAGATgtcaatttgttttaaatttatctttgatTTGCAAGCCTAaatcaaaatctcaatagagttttaaaaaataacagctttattgagatacagttctCATACCACATAATCCAATTTTTCAAAGTACAATTCAGATAttagcatattcacagagttgtgtgactgccaccactatctaatttcagaatattttcattaccccaaaaagaaacccatacCTATTAGCAGTGACTCTCCATTGCTCTTCTCCCTCCAGCTCCTGGAACTACTCatctactttctttttctgaggATTTGTCTCTTCTggctttttttatttcaataaaatcacagaatatgtggtcttttgtggctggctttcacttagcattatgtttccaaggtttgtccatgttgtGGCACACATCACTACTTCATTTCTCATTATGGCTaaataacatttcattttatgggTAGAGCACATTTTGTTATCtgttcatcaattgatggacatttgggtggtttccacttttttgttattgtgaataatgctgctacgaacTTCCACATATAAATTTTTGTAATgtcatgttttcagttctcttgcaCATATATACCAGGAAG
It contains:
- the LOC137770910 gene encoding zinc finger protein 420-like is translated as MVVGITEQAQTLKAIFFFPSLLIPALSVQISTASEEQQKMSKSQGFVSFKDVTVDFTQEEWQQLDSAQRNLYKDVTLENYSNLVSVGYQSLNSDVIFLFKQGEPWMEEGEMSNWAYSDWKLEDEINDQENQDKLLNQVTFINNKSLTEEIDQEYNALWKVVHLNRTSDEHVRAFIHKSHLSAQPKFLTSEKYKCIQCGKAFSGKSGLIVHQRIHTGEKPYKCNDCEKAFIQKSQLTVHQRTHTGEKPYECSECGKAFIQMSNLIIHQRIHTGEKPYECNECGKAFIKNSQFIEHQRIHTGEKPYECSECRKAFIQKSQLIVHQRIHTGTKPYECTECGRAFSKKSHLTVHHRIHTGEKPYECSVCGKSFSRNTSLIQHQRIHTGEKPYECNECGKAFSQSTNLIQHQRVHTGEKPYKCNECEKAFSHRSSLRNHERIHTGEKPNPCNECGKVFSHISALTQHHRIHTGKKPYACVECGKTFSRSTHLIEHQGIHSGEKSYQCKECKKVFCHSSSLIRHQRTHTGEKLYKCNECGKAFSHNPAFIQHQRIHTGEKPYECNECGRAFSQSTNLIQHQRVHTGEKPYECNECEKAFSHRSSLRNHERIHTGEKPYPCNECGKAFSHSSSLIRHQRTHTGEKPYKCNECGKAFSHTPAFIQHQRIHTGEKPYECNECGKAFNRSAHLTEHQRTHTGEKPYVCKECGKTFSRSTHLTEHLKIHSGVKPYQCNECQKLFCYRTSLIRHQRTHTEAKSYQCNECGKSFSLSSALTKHKRTHTVEKPYQSNECGRACSHRSSLTPEHSQ